The DNA region GTCTTTCACTCTGTAATTGTATGGGGGGCATACAATTACATTTGTATGCCAAGGATTGACCAAGGATTGAAGTATTGCTTTGAGATGTGGAACTGTGCAGCACTTTGATGATCTGGACTGCAATCTAAGCAATAATTTGTATTCTTCCCCTGcagagatgtgtgtgtgtgatgcaCCCCTGTGGCACAAAGTGAGGTTCTTGTCTGTGCATTTTTACAGTCACAAAGGCAAGAATGAATGAGAGCTTTTCAGGTACTCAGTAATTGCCTCATGACCCCAAAAGTTTCTACTGGAAGAGAGAGTCTGCATTTAAAACTTTCATACTTCCCCACTGTAACTCTGTGTGGTTTTCCTCATCACTGTACTGTGCTTTAAACCCCAGAACAGACCTCTGCTTGTGCAGGTCTGAGAGCTCCATCTGCTACTCCTTGCTTAGCTTCAAAGCAAGCACCTTCACTGAGGAGCCATCCTGaccctgcaggctgagctcttCTAGGCCCAGTGCCCACCAATTTGTTCCCTAATTATCCCAGCAGCCCGAGGCTGTGAAGCACAAGTGCTGCTGAGCCATGTGTGGAAGGCAGAAAGCTCAgaaggcaggaattcctggagcagcagcaggaggggggATGACAGGAAGAGGAGGCTGATTCTTTGCTGGAGAGGCTCTCACAAAGTGCAGGAATAGCAGTTGTGTGTCCTGGCTCTGCGTTCCCTTATCGGGGGCGCTGCCGGGGGGTCCTGTCCGCACCTCTGCCTCTCGCCCTGCTCTGCTCTCGCTGCCCACAGATACTGAGTGCCTTGAACAAGTTCCAGGGCTCCATCCCCGAGCTTCTCAGgacccttccctgcagcagccaggtgaCATCACTGCCAAATGCCATCTAGGCGCTTCCTGTGTCACATTCCCCACTGGAGAGCCTCCTGCCAAGTCCTTGTCGTTCTGCACAGTCTTTTTAGGAACAGACAGTCTAATTTTAACCTGCCTGCCACAAACACCTTCCTGAAATAAGTTCTCACTCTCTCCTGCCTTGTGCATCTACTTGagagtttaaaaacaaaatccctcATCTGTAGGGCCAGAGCTAAGGCCTGTGAgccccaggagggagcaggagcctgTGCCAGAAACTGCTGTCACTGTTGGACCCACAGTGAGCTGTGAGGATAGGAATGTTCCACAGACACACACTCAGGTGATGCACATCATAAAGCTGCGTGGATCTGGTCCAATCTGAACGAGCTGTTCTGTGTTTCAAGGACGTTGCAATAGAAAGAACTTGTTttctgggctggctgcagccagaTACGCCATTGAAAAGTGCAGTAAATGGGCTTAGTGTCCTCTGTGGTGTGCCTAAAACAATTGCTTTAATCATAATCCTATCTTTTTTGGGGGTCTAACTAGGCCTAGGAGCAATAAACTTGTTCTGATCCCACAGTGATGTCAGTTcctctctggctgtgctgtcctaGAAGGGCACGTGCAGCACTGACCTGCTTTGAGAACAAGTAATGAGCACAGGAGAAACAGGAATTACTGTGAGATGAGGACAAGGGGCACAAACTCCACAAAATCACTGGGGACTTATGCCCCTGCCTTTTGCAGTTTCCATGGTGATGAATATGTGAGCTGTTGTATCAAATGATCAATGCTGGTTTTAATTAGCAGAGTGCAAAAAAACCGCATCTTAAAGACCCCTctaaacaggaaaggaaaatgtgttttcaggcAGCTGCTGTCTTTCTGTTGCCCTCTTGGGAGTGACATCTCTTATGTTCCTTTAGACCTGGTAATGAAGCAGCTCCTTGTGGCTGCAGGTCAGTAGATCAGGTAATgcactccctgcagcctccagtgCACTGTGTCTGAAAGGATAaatagaaaaagggaaaaagtccTTGGGGATCTCACTggatcccagcctggcttgTCCATGGGGTCTTTTGTGAGCAGAACTTcaagcaaagagcagcagccccaaggcTGATCCCCAGGGCTTTACTGGGATCTGTGAGCTGGCCCAGgccctgcagggtgggaggcTGTTAGCCATGGCAGCTGGGGACTAAAACAGTGCTGGCTCAGATCAGGTGAATGAAAAGTGGTTAAATACTCTGAAGGTCAAAGCCCTGGCCCCAGCTGGGCTTCAATGGATGAGAACAAACAGGGCAGTAGGGTTTCATGTGCTGagcatcccagcaggagctgggagcacacCAGCACGGTGGTGGGAGGGCAGAAGGGATTTGAGGATAGCACTTATCCACTCTGGGTGAGCACCTGAATTACCCCAGCTCTTGACAGGCTGGCAGAGCATTTGTTCTCTCCTCTAGCAGGAACATACAGGATCTTTGAAATGTCACTGGCAAGAACTTTGTCAAACTGATTGATTTCAACGAACCAGTTTTGTTTCCAGTTTCCCATCCTCCTCtcatttttacacatttttattagCCAACTCCTTAAGGCCCTGAGAAGCAGTGCAGAGCCTGCAGGCTGGGTAACTTATTAATGGTTTTGGGAATAGGGACCAGCTAGAAGCTGACAAATACTCCAGAACACACACATGCTGTTTTCTATTTCATCATATCcatcttcctctctttcccctTGCTCCCTCATTTCAAGGGCACATTCCCATTTATGCCTTGTCAATGAAGACTTGTTTTGCCTTTTAGCTTCTCTGTCCTTCATCTAGAAATGAAAATGGCTCAGTGAtgttcccttctcctttccctggctgtggctgtgtgtgcccccagtcccagctctgccagggccctttccctggccctgtccctgtcccttttccctttccattccaattcccattccccattcccatttcccatccccattcgcattccccattccattccaattccccattccccagcccattccccattcccgttcccattgcccattccccaattcccattgcccattccccattccccatcccattccccattcctgttcccgttcccatccccatttcccaattcccattccccattcccatccccattccctattcccattcccatttcccattcctatTCCCCATtctcattccccattcccttttcccattccccattaccatttcccattcctatcccccattccccattccccattccccatccctgttccccgttcccattccccatccccgttcccatttcccattccccatttccaattcccattccccattctccttccccattccccatccccattccccattcccttttcccattcccatccccactccAATTCtcaattcccattccccattccccgtTCCCCattccattccccattccccattccccttttcccatccccattctccattccccattcccattcccgtgCTCGGGCCCGCAGCGCCACCTGGCGGCCGCGGTGGGAAGCGCGGGTCACTGCCCggcaggatccagctgtgccGTTCCCACATCTGGCGGGAGGAGCCGGGCAGTTCGTGTCTTTGTTCGCTTTGCATCTCATGTGTGTCAGCAGTATGAGTGATGCAGGGTGACTAATACATCCCGTCTGATCTTTATGGAAATGAAGTGTAACCTTTGCTGTGGGAAAACTTTGTGTGTCCGATTTGGAAGTGGACACTTCTATCCCTGCAGGATTTCTCTAGTTGAAATAATATCTCTGTGCCTTTGGCTGCATTGAAAACCCCCATAATAAACTTGAGACTTTGAGTCTGTGATCCAGAGCAAGGTTTTCAGTCCAGAAAATGTTTCCTGCTGCCAGTCAGTCCCAACCTGGTACAGCCTTAACCTTCATCCAGTCCAAGCCTTGCTGTATTGTTAGGCataaacaacacaaaaatatttgggaacAAAGCCACCATATCAAAGCACCAGCCACATGCATAGCAAGGAACACATCGCTTCCTTCTTCcctgaggaagggaaagggactGCTCAGAGTAGAACCAAAATAGGTTTTGTTAATAAACATTAATTGCCATCTACCAAGCACAcacattttttctaatttaaaaatccacactGAAACCTCTGAAGAGACAAAGATCAGAACAGGCTCAATTTTCCATGCGAATAATTTGCTTCTGATCTCGACCCAGGATTTTCATAACAATCAGAggccgcttggggctgctgtgtcTCTGAGCAGCCCACAGTGCCCAGCTGTCCCTCTCCCCATGGGGCTCCTTTCATGCCTGCCTCTGAAGGGGTATGTgcacctgagacattttccttcagtGAGCTGAAAGTCCTGGCTCTTGAAACACATTGATTTCTGtctctccttttcctgtttctttttgcttttttttttttcttttctgttgctgttttgtgtttgtttgtttggggaattttttttgtttggttggtgtttttcttggttttgtttttgtttcctccaCGTTTGATCCCACTTGCTGAGTGCTGACAGGAACCAGATGAAAAGATTCCAGTCTCAATATTGAACATCAACCTTTATGTGTGTTTGAGTACATATGTTTGAGAATGTGTGAGCACACCTGTGCAGGTTCCATACATTTCCAGTAATATCATCATCAGGCATCCTAAAAACACACCACCATCTCACTGGATTCAAGAGactggctttaaaaaaaagggattttggggtttgcttgcttgtttgtttgtttgttttggaagtGGCTTCCCAGCATGCAGCATGCTGTAATGTGATTTACTTTTGTTTACTTTGGTATGAAAGTATTGGAGCTATaagctatatatatataagctACCTTAATGGAAAAATCTGAATCACATTCTTGCAGATACCTtttaacagaaatgaaattgtATTTGCAGCCACACAAATATTCCATGTAGACAGGTTCTGAGATTTGGGAAGGTGGGAGAGAAAGTTGTGCTTGAGATTAGAAAAGTCCCTTATTAGGTTGTTTTATTAAGCTGTGAGCCTGGAGTGACCATTGTGGCCATTGATGTAAAATCCTGCATGAATTGAACCATTGaatttatctgaaatatttcttgcttGAACTGGTGAACATATTTTTAGAACAACATCTGATCTTGATTCATAAAACACCAATACTGGAGTTATCTCTGTCATGTAAAAATATGCATGTTACATTTATAATGAGGACTTCAGCCTCCAATTTTATTCACTTATGTACAAAACAAACAGTTCTTCAGCTGACCTTCAGAGATCCTACTTCAGGCTAAGCTTGGAGCCACACTCACACTCCTGCAGTGACTTTCTCTGACCTGACTTAAAGAACCTGCTCTTGGCTTTGACTGCAAGGAGTCAGCTCACACAAGCTTTTTCAGTTGTTCTTGTAATAGTCAATGGAATGACAAAAAGATGCTCCAACCAGCTTCCTTTGAAACTCATAAAGCTGCTTTATtttaggaaaagagaaattattaaaaacaaaacccaagaaattaTTGAAAACCAAGATCAATTGCAACTTTTCCAAgcttcatttccttttaaattcaCATCTTCATTTGTGTTGCCTTTTGCAACCATGAAGCACTGCCTTGCCTCCTTTCTAATTTAATAACTTTTATCTGCTGCATCTCTCTTATGCTGTACATGAACCTGccagctgggagaagggacaggCAAACCCTACCCCCACACCTGTGCTCCTGTTCCCTCTTCCTGGAATTGCTAAaaggcagcaggcaggatggGGTTAATTGGATGTGCAGCTCTCTTGCAAATGAATTGAACTCTGCACAGAGTTACTGATTGCCAACATGAGGAAGTAATTCAGTTTGCTTTGATTTCTCTGAGTAGAAGAGGAATTTACTTACTGCAGAGACTCTTCCTCcaacaaggaaagaaaagcaaatttttgttTAATGGGAGAAGTAGCTTGTCTTTCTCACATCTTCCACAGAGCTGGACTGCATCTTTGCCTCACCACCAAGCCCCCAGGAGactgataatgggaaaaatacatttatggAGGGGAGATTCCACtgcaggggagaggggctggaaagACAAAGTGCTACACAAACTTACTGAAGCAATTCAGTGTTGTCCTCATTTTATTTGTATCTCCAAACAATAATCAAAAGGAGTTATTTCCTTCTCCATCAGGATTTTGCAGCTCCCTCTCCCACTGTTTAAAGCTGCACATTTTTCAAGCCATggttccctggggagctgtaAAGGCCAACTTGAAACAAACAGTTTGTTGTGATGTGTCAGGGTCTCAAAGCACCCTCACCATTCTGGACTTTGCATTCTGTGTCACCTACAGACATAAATCTAGAATGGCTTTAGTGAAATAAAAGTCACACTGCTGTACATCTCTCACCTACCAGCCATGCTCCCATCTGCACTTCTGTAGCTTCTCCTTGTTTTGAGACACCTTCCTAAATTTCTATGGGTGTTTCAGGTTCCCACATCAACATACCAGCTAAAAATGCCAGTTGTGGctagaagaaaaaagggaatgttATTTaaaggagctgtgtgtgcctgggtCACTTCACTGTCACATCTCATCTACACAACCTGGAAGAAGCTCATTTTTCCATGGTGTTTTAGTGCCATGTGAGCTGTGTTCTAAACTGGTACGTGAGCCCAGAGAAGGGAGGTtctcctgcaggctgtgctgggagctgtgctgaaaGCCATTCCCCTGCTTTTGGCTCACTCCATGGGTGACACCCTCTGGTCTGGAACTCCTTTGAGTGTGGGGGCTCAGCTCATCCCAGGACAAGGCAGGGCTCCGTGCCTGTAGACAGAGAGAAGCACACACTGGAGCTGTTtgcacacagcagagccctctgcTTCCAGGGCAAAGCTGCAATTTCCACATCCCAGTCTGTAGTGAATGTGCTTTGTTATTTAGGAAGGCTCCCCCAGCCAGGTGTTCACCTCCTTACTTGTTGGACAGATCCCTGGCTACtttccatctttttcttcttggagATTGCTGGATTCCAGTGGCACACCAGGCTGTCATTCTGAACACTGTAGTTCTTGTTTCCAAGAAGCCAGTaggttttcattttccctttgccctggacaagaaaaggagagagcagaaaagatCTGTTTTCAGCAGGAGTCACTATGGTgagagctgctccctgtcctgcatttttatttctccttctc from Catharus ustulatus isolate bCatUst1 chromosome 24, bCatUst1.pri.v2, whole genome shotgun sequence includes:
- the LOC117006747 gene encoding guanylate cyclase soluble subunit beta-2-like, which encodes MPRYCLFGDTVNTASRMESSSLPQKIHISSATYEALLTDDAYEIELRGEIEIKGKGKMKTYWLLGNKNYSVQNDSLVCHWNPAISKKKKMESSQGSVQQARSPALSWDELSPHTQRSSRPEGVTHGVSQKQGNGFQHSSQHSLQENLPSLGSRTSLEHSSHGTKTPWKNELLPGCVDEM